From one [Ruminococcus] lactaris ATCC 29176 genomic stretch:
- a CDS encoding IS3 family transposase, with product MSKLLSYEDRMIIAQRLQENASFGAIGTELGKDRTTIAKEIKKYSYDKKSGRPGYPYNPCKFRATCKAKRICGTSCTHQSAYKCSLCSECTLHCSDFVEDVCSVKSKPPYVCNGCSQLPKCTLLKRIYDPADAHERAHHAVSEARTGIMSNEDDIARINGIISPLVKNGQSLHQIYLDHVDELMCSEKTLYNYVDAQLFDIRNIDLPRKVKYRPRYKKPEFKVDRGCRIDRSYADFQKYLGAHPETTIVQMDSVIGRVGGKCLLTIHFVESSLMLAFLRDANTSASVIEIINLLDEVLGAKTFNSLFPVILTDNGSEFSNPKEIEKRSTIPCNRTKIFYCDPSAPYQKGACEVNHELIRRILPKGSPGAQPLFHSDRGFQYTNRTFHTKLVNAGITQSMSRVAKCIDNGPMEGFWGILKRERYYGKRFTDRCTLVKMIEDYIDYYNNKRLQRNLGILTPMEKYEIYLQAA from the coding sequence ATGTCAAAGCTTTTATCTTATGAAGATCGAATGATTATTGCTCAACGCCTTCAGGAGAATGCCTCTTTTGGGGCAATTGGCACAGAGTTAGGAAAGGACCGTACAACCATTGCCAAGGAGATTAAAAAGTATTCCTATGACAAGAAAAGCGGTCGTCCTGGATATCCGTATAATCCTTGTAAATTCCGTGCTACGTGCAAAGCAAAAAGGATTTGCGGAACAAGCTGTACACACCAATCTGCTTACAAATGTAGCCTATGTTCTGAATGCACCTTACATTGTTCTGATTTTGTAGAAGATGTCTGTTCTGTTAAAAGTAAGCCACCTTATGTTTGTAATGGCTGCAGTCAGCTGCCGAAATGTACGTTACTAAAGCGTATTTATGATCCAGCAGATGCACATGAGAGAGCACATCATGCTGTTTCGGAAGCCAGAACCGGTATCATGTCCAACGAAGATGATATTGCAAGAATTAACGGGATCATCAGTCCTTTGGTTAAAAACGGGCAGTCGCTTCATCAGATCTATCTTGATCATGTAGATGAACTGATGTGCAGTGAGAAGACATTGTATAACTATGTGGATGCCCAGCTCTTTGATATCAGGAACATTGATCTACCCCGTAAAGTGAAATACCGTCCTCGTTATAAGAAGCCTGAATTTAAAGTTGACCGAGGCTGCCGTATTGACCGAAGTTACGCTGACTTTCAAAAATATCTGGGAGCACATCCAGAAACGACCATTGTACAAATGGATAGCGTTATTGGTCGTGTGGGAGGAAAATGTCTTCTTACCATACACTTTGTAGAAAGCAGTCTCATGCTGGCTTTTTTGCGGGATGCAAATACATCAGCTTCTGTAATAGAGATCATAAACTTATTGGATGAAGTTCTTGGGGCAAAAACATTTAACAGCTTGTTTCCGGTTATTCTGACAGATAACGGAAGTGAGTTTTCAAATCCAAAGGAAATAGAAAAACGTAGCACCATTCCATGCAATAGAACAAAGATATTTTATTGCGATCCAAGTGCTCCTTATCAAAAAGGAGCCTGTGAAGTCAACCATGAATTGATACGTCGTATCCTGCCCAAAGGAAGCCCTGGTGCGCAGCCGCTGTTTCACAGTGACAGGGGATTCCAATATACGAACAGGACATTTCATACAAAACTTGTAAATGCTGGAATAACACAAAGCATGTCGCGAGTTGCTAAATGTATCGACAATGGGCCAATGGAAGGCTTTTGGGGAATTCTGAAGAGAGAGCGATATTATGGAAAACGATTCACTGATAGATGTACTCTCGTAAAAATGATCGAAGATTATATAGATTACTACAACAATAAACGCTTGCAAAGGAATCTCGGAATTTTAACGCCAATGGAAAAATACGAAATTTACTTGCAAGCTGCATAA
- a CDS encoding IS3 family transposase: MFFKKTRRNREEAGLSLIRHEHIYQAIKEEHKEHNYPIAALCKLGNVSRAAYYKWLHREIPKSERKNRFIADEIEKIHTDSPDKGYRRIRDDLERYHGIDVNDKRVLRICRKLNIKSTIKYSNNGCTRQSANPQYIAENILNREFTAKAPNEKWLTDVTEFHYYIGMEKHKVPQL, encoded by the coding sequence ATCTTTTTTAAAAAAACTCGAAGAAATAGAGAGGAGGCGGGACTAAGCCTGATTCGTCATGAACATATATATCAGGCAATCAAAGAAGAACACAAAGAACATAATTATCCAATTGCTGCACTTTGTAAACTTGGTAATGTTTCTAGGGCAGCTTATTATAAATGGTTACACAGAGAAATTCCTAAAAGTGAACGAAAGAATAGGTTTATTGCCGACGAGATAGAAAAGATTCATACAGACTCACCGGATAAAGGCTATCGAAGGATCAGAGATGATCTGGAACGATATCATGGTATTGATGTAAACGATAAACGTGTGCTACGCATTTGTCGTAAACTTAATATAAAATCAACTATCAAGTATTCTAACAACGGGTGCACAAGACAGTCTGCAAACCCTCAGTATATAGCTGAAAACATACTTAATCGGGAGTTCACTGCCAAAGCACCAAATGAAAAATGGCTCACTGATGTGACAGAATTCCATTATTATATTGGGATGGAAAAGCATAAAGTTCCTCAATTGTAA